From the genome of Eucalyptus grandis isolate ANBG69807.140 chromosome 2, ASM1654582v1, whole genome shotgun sequence, one region includes:
- the LOC120290593 gene encoding G-type lectin S-receptor-like serine/threonine-protein kinase At1g61370 encodes MRLIIAWCSCLVFFFLLPARHIASGAVHNITTSEPLFQNQTLVSSGQIFELGFFTPNGSENQYVVIWFKNLTPDKIMWVANRDSPLTSADRSAKLTIGGDGNLKLVDGQQYIVWSTNVSVQSNNTSAMLSDGGKFVLQDWNSTEVWASFDDPTDTILPNMKIGLNTRTGERRVLVSWKNNNDPSSGNFTTAITSETPPQLLTWNGSTSYWRSGPWDKSTFIGMPEMESSYYSRYSLQHDPQQGTTYFFADSDNNSFLAYAFISPGGILALMIWDYGSNSWLKNVIVPSSICGVYGTCGPFGVCNSISSPICHCVKGFTPRSKEEWNIGIWTGGCIRETELNCQKNTSRSPSTQVKKDVFVHMNQMKVPDSAEYLSDIRDVGGCQSWCMNNCSCLAYSYVRPIGCLVWAKDLIDFQEFSTAGQDVYIRVAHDNTGMSTEAKLIISISTILGIMFVGTAIFGLWKWRASKIDITDKTGEMSPGNAWKDQLKQKDASEFTLFSFSSLLLATNNFDATNKLGQGGFGPVYKGMLNDGNEIAVKRLSSSSGQGMEEFENEIVLISKLQHRNLVRLMGCCVEGEEKILVYEYLSNKSLDSFLFDSKRKAELNWDTRFRIIQGIASGLLYLHRDSCRRVIHRDLKASNILLDEKMNPRISDFGLARIFEGTQVLLNTHKVVGTLGYMSPEYVMGGIFSEKSDIYSFGVLLLEIVAGKKNTSLYYRGQHFNLLSYAWQLWSEDRGPDLRDEAIVNTCPPSMQ; translated from the exons ATGCGACTCATAATTGCTTGGTGCTCTTgcttggtcttcttcttcctacttCCGGCGAGACATATAGCCAGTGGCGCGGTTCACAATATTACTACATCGGAGCCACTCTTTCAGAACCAAACTCTCGTCTCCTCAGGCCAAATCTTCGAGCTTGGCTTCTTCACGCCGAATGGGTCGGAAAACCAGTATGTTGTCATATGGTTCAAGAACTTGACGCCTGATAAAATCATGTGGGTGGCCAATAGGGATTCACCACTCACGTCGGCAGATCGGTCTGCGAAATTAACAATAGGCGGTGATGGGAATTTGAAGCTCGTGGATGGACAACAGTACATAGTTTGGTCCACCAATGTTTCTGTCCAGTCAAATAATACGTCAGCAATGCTTTCAGATGGTGGAAAGTTTGTTCTACAAGACTGGAATTCTACTGAAGTATGGGCAAGCTTTGATGATCCAACTGATACAATTCTACCAAACATGAAGATAGGACTAAACACGAGAACAGGAGAGAGACGGGTTTTAGTTTCCTGGAAAAACAACAACGATCCATCATCGGGAAATTTCACCACTGCGATTACATCAGAGACTCCGCCGCAACTTCTCACTTGGAATGGCTCCACCTCTTATTGGAGAAGTGGACCATGGGATAAATCGACATTCATTGGCATGCCAGAAATGGAATCCTCATACTATAGTCGGTACAGTCTCCAGCACGATCCTCAGCAGGGAACCACTTATTTCTTTGCTGATTCTGATAACAACTCTTTTCTTGCTTATGCCTTCATTTCACCTGGAGGAATTCTAGCACTAATGATATGGGATTATGGATCCAATAGTTGGTTGAAAAATGTCATAGTACCGAGCAGCATTTGTGGAGTTTATGGAACTTGCGGTCCTTTTGGCGTCTGCAACTCAATAAGCTCTCCTATCTGCCATTGCGTAAAAGGGTTTACGCCGCGGTCAAAAGAAGAATGGAACATAGGGATTTGGACCGGGGGGTGCATTAGAGAAACAGAATTGAACTGCCAGAAGAACACAAGCAGGTCGCCTTCAACGCAGGTGAAGAAAGATGTCTTTGTACACATGAACCAGATGAAAGTGCCTGATTCTGCGGAATATTTATCAGACATCAGAGATGTAGGAGGATGCCAAAGTTGGTGCATGAATAATTGTTCTTGCTTGGCTTATTCTTATGTCCGCCCAATAGGGTGTTTGGTCTGGGCTAAGGATCTCATCGATTTTCAGGAGTTTTCAACAGCTGGGCAAGATGTATATATTCGGGTCGCACATGACAATACAG GCATGTCGACAGAAGCAAAACTTATCATCAGCATAAGTACCATCCTGGGCATCATGTTTGTTGGAACTGCTATTTTCGGTCTCTGGAAGTGGAGAGCCAGCAAAATAG ATATAACTGATAAAACAGGAGAAATGTCTCCTGGAAATGCATGGAAAGATCAGCTGAAGCAAAAGGACGCATCCGAATTTACGCTGTTCAGTTTTAGTAGCTTACTTCTTGCAACTAACAACTTTGATGCAACAAATAAACTTGGCCAAGGAGGGTTTGGACCCGTTTATAAG GGAATGCTGAATGATGGAAATGAGATAGCTGTCAAAAGACTTTCCAGTAGCTCAGGCCAAGGCATGGAGGAGTTTGAGAATGAGATTGTTCTAATATCGAAACTTCAGCACCGAAATCTGGTCAGACTCATGGGATGCTGTgtcgaaggagaagaaaagattttAGTATACGAATACTTGTCAAACAAAAGCTTAGATTCCTTTCTGTTTG attcaaaaaggaaagcagaaCTCAACTGGGATACACGTTTCCGCATCATTCAAGGGATTGCGAGTGGGCTTCTGTATCTGCATCGCGATTCTTGCCGTCGAGTTATCCATCGAGATTTGAAGGCAAGCAATATTCTCTTGGATGAGAAAATGAACCCAAGAATTTCGGACTTTGGGCTAGCGCGGATCTTCGAAGGCACTCAAGTTTTGCTAAATACTCACAAAGTTGTAGGAACACT AGGATATATGTCTCCTGAGTACGTCATGGGAGGGATATTTTCTGAGAAATCTGATATTTATAGCTTTGGGGTGTTGCTACTTGAGATTGTTGCTGGCAAAAAGAACACAAGCTTATACTACCGTGGCCAGCATTTCAATCTTCTTTCTTAT GCATGGCAATTGTGGAGCGAAGATAGAGGACCAGACCTAAGGGATGAAGCTATAGTTAATACTTGTCCGCCATCGATGCAATGA